The Aedes albopictus strain Foshan chromosome 2, AalbF5, whole genome shotgun sequence region AGTATCCCAATTTGATCGATATATTGATCAACTTTTTGAAGACGGAACAGCAACCGTACGTTAGGCGGGAAACAATCCGAGTGCTAGGACTACTCGGTGCCTTAGATCCGTACAAGCATAAGATGAACCGTGGTCTGATCGACAGTCAAACCAATAACATCCTAATATCGATTTCTGACACAAAAACAGACGAATACACTGATTTGTCTACCTCGGAAATGTTGATCAATATGAACAATCAACTAGACGAATACTATCCGGCGGTGGCCATTTCAACGTTAATGAAGATCCTCCGCGATCCCACATTGTCCTCTCACCACACCAGTGTAGTCCAGGCCATTACCTTCATTTTCAAAAGCCTCGGCATCAAGTGCGTTCCGTATCTGTCCCAAGTCTTGCCCAGTCTGCTTGGAAATATCCGCAATGCCGAAATGAACTTGAAAGAGTTCCTCTTCCAGCAGCTCTCGATCCTGATCGAGATTGTCAAACAGCACATCATCAGTTTCATGGAGGAAATATTCCAACTGATCAAGACGTTCTGGAACAGTATCTACCCTCTTCAACCGACCCTCATCATTTTGGTAGAAAAGATCGCGATCGCTTTGGGATGCGAGTTCAAGATCTATCTTCCACAACTGATGCCGCAGATTTTGCGGGTTCTCCTTCACGACGCGTCTACCAATCGAATAGTCACCGTCAAACTGCTCAATGCCTTGCAAAAATTCGGAAACAACCTGGACGACTATCTCCATCTGATAATCCCGGCGATCGTGAAGCTGTTCGAACCGATCGAAGTTCCCTATCAGGTATCCCTCGCTGCCCTGGAAACCATCAACTACCTGGCCGAGATTCTCGATTTCACCGACTTCTCCTCACGGATCATTCATCCCTTGGTCCGCGTCCTGGACAATCACCCGGGACAGCTGCAAACCGCAGCCCTACAAACCCTCTGCTCGATCATGATCCAACTGGGCAAGAAATATCTCGTTTTCGTACCCCTGGTCAACCGCGTCATGATCCGCCACAAGATATCCTACACCGAGTACAACAAACTCCTCTCCAAGCTCCAGAGCCAGAGCACCTTGGCCTTGGACGATGAATTCCGTCTGCGTCAAGCTCGCTTCAAGAACCGCGAAATGTCCCTGGCTCAGGACACCACCATCCAGAAGCTGAACGTGTCCGTCGCCTACCTCCAGGGGGCTTTTAAAGCCAATCGTCGCGTTTCGCGTGACGATTGGCTCGAATGGCTGCGACGTCTGAGTATCTGCCTGCTGAAAGAATCCAAAAGCCCTGCGTTGCGATCCTGTCGAACCCTCGCTCAAAACTACCCGCAGCTGTTGAAGGACCTGTTCAATGCGGCGTTCGTCAGCTGTTGGACGGATTTGCCCGACAGCCTTAAAGAGGAGTTGTCCTCTAGCTTGAGGCAGGCCCTGATGGTGCCGGATCTTCCGGAAATCACCCAGACCATCCTCAATCTGGCGGAATTCATGGAGCACTGTGAAAACGATGCCTTGAGGATCGATCCAAAGATTCTGGGAGAGCGTGCCATGGAGTGCCGAGCCTATGCTAAAGCCCTGCACTACAAGGAGGAAGAGTTCTTAAACATGAAGGATAAGGATCAGAGCGTGTTTGAATCCTTGATTCTGATCAACAACAAACTCCAGCAGAAGGAAGCGGCCGAGGGATTGCTGGAGTACGCTATGGAACACCGGAGCGCATCCGAGGAGATGAAGGTCCAGGTCAGGTGGTACGAGAAGCTGCACAGTTGGGAGAAAGCGTTGAACCTGTATCAGGACAAGCTGGAGAGCAATCCTAGCGATTTGGAGTCGCGACTTGGCCAGTGGCGATGTCTGGAAGCGCTCGGGGAATGGTCCACCTTGAACACGCTGACCAAAGAAACGTGGGAAAAACTGGGAACCGAAGGACAGAGCAAAGCCGGAAGACTGGCAGCTGCGGCCGCTTGGGGCTTGAAGGATTGGGAAGGAATGCAGGAGTTTGTCAAGTTTATCCCGGAGGATACCCAGGACGGATCGTTCTATCGTGCCGTTCTGGCAGTTCACCACGGCGAGTACGAACTGGCTCAGACGCTGATTGATGACACGCGAGACCTCCTGGACACGGAACTGACCGCCATGGCAGGCGAATCGTACGAGCGTGCCTACGGAGCGATGGTTTGCGTTCAAATGCTGTCCGAACTGGAGGAAGTCATACAGTACAAGCTGATTCCAGAACGGCAGGAAACTATCAAGGCAATGTGGTGGGATCGCTTGCTCGGTGGGCAAAGGCTGGTCGAGGACTGGCAGCGGATTTTGCAGGTAAGTGTTATTTTAAACTTGTAGTTTTTGCACGACTAGGTACTTATTTATAATTGTAACCGCAGGTTCACACCCTGGTTGTACATCCAGCCAACGACGTTAAAACGTGGCTTAAGTTTGCATCGCTCTGCCGCAAGAGTGATTCGTTGAAACTTTCAGAGAAGACCCTTGTCATGCTGCTTCGGTACAATCCTTCCGAGTATCCGGATCATCCACTAGAATTTATGCAACCGGACATAAGTTTTGCCTACGCCAAACATCTCTGGGCTGCTGGCGAGCAGGATAAGGCTTACAATCAACTGAACCGTCTGGTCGCTGATATGGGTATCGAAGGTAATTTCGATGTCGAGGAAAAGGACGAAAATCGACGCCTGCTAGCTCGTTGCTACATGAAGCTGGGTCAATGGCAAAACCAGCTGCAAGGCCTCAACGAGCAGTCTATCAAAGGCATCCTGGCATGCTATGAGAAAGCCACTAAACACGACTCCAATTGGTACAAGGCGTGGCATCTGTGGGCCTACATGAACTTCGAGGTCGTTCAAAACCAGAAGCAACAAGAGGATTTgatcaagaatcctggaggagacAAAGAAAAGTGTATGATTCGACAGTATGCCGTTCCCGCTGTCGAAGGCTTCTTCCGGTCAATCAACCTGTCTCACGGAAACTCCCTTCAGGATACTCTCCGCCTGTTGACCCTCTGGTTCGATTACGGACAGTATCCCAAGGTTTATGAGGCCCTAGTAGAAGGAATGCGAGTTATCGAGATCAACACCTGGTTGCAGGTGATTCCTCAGTTGATCGCTCGGATCGATACTCCTCGCAATCTGGTTGGCCAACTAATCCATCAGCTCTTGAACGACATTGGAAAGTGTCACCCACAGGCGCTTGTTTATCCACTGACCGTTGCTTCCAATTCGGCATCCAGCGCCCGCCGGCAAGCCGCTCATAAGATCCTGGGCTCCATGGGCGAACACTCCTCAAATCTGGTAAACCAAGCGATCATGTGCAGTGAAGAGCTCATTCGCGTGGCGATCTTATGGCACGAACAGTGGCATGAGGGTTTGGAAGAAGCGTCGCGACTGTACTTTGGCGATCGGAACATCAAGGGCATGTTTGAAACGCTTGAACCACTACATCAGATGCTTCAGCGAGGGCCGCAAACTTTGAAGGAAACCTCGTTCAATCAAGCGTATGGTAGGGATCTTAACGAGGCGCAGGAATGGTGCAAGCACTATAAGGTACTTTTTATCGCTTAAAACAAATCAATGATCATAACTAAACCTCCAATTTCTTCACAGAACTCGGGCAACATTCGCGACTTGAACCAAGCCTGGGATTTGTACTATCACGTGTTCCGCCGGATTTCCCGGCAACTGCCGCAGCTCACCTCGCTGGAACTGCAGTACGTTAGTCCGAAGCTGCTGGCCTGTCGTGATTTGGAACTGGCCGTCCCGGGAAGTTACGCTCCTGGCCAGGAGTTGATCCGCATTGCCAGCATTCAGTCGAACCTCCAGGTGATCACTTCGAAACAAAGACCCCGGAAACTTTGCATCCGTGGCTCCAACGGCAAGGAGTACATGTTCCTGCTGAAGGGCCACGAAGATCTGCGCCAGGACGAACGCGTGATGCAGCTGTTTGGGCTGGTGAATACCCtgctgctgaacgatccggataCGTTCCGGCGGAATCTTACCATTCAACGGTATGCGGTCATCCCGTTGAGCACCAACTCCGGTCTGATTGGATGGGTGCCCCACTGCGATACGCTGCACACGCTGATTCGGGATTATCGTGACAAAAAGAAGACCATGCTGAACATCGAGCATCGGATTATGTTGCGAATGGCACCGGATTACGACCATCTGACGTTGATGCAAAAGGTCGAAGTCTTTGAGTATGCGTTGGAACTCACCAAAGGGGATGACCTGGCCAAGCTGCTGTGGCTGAAGAGTCCCTCGTCGGAGGTTTGGTTCGACAGGAGGACGAACTACACTCGGTCGCTGGCGGTCATGTCGATGGTGGGCTACATTCTGGGGCTGGGCGATCGACACCCGTCCAATTTGATGCTGGATCGGTTGAGTGGGAAAATCCTGCATATCGATTTTGGCGATTGTTTCGAGGTGAGTTTAAAATGGTGCAGTGTGGTGCGGAAAGTAATTACCCCCAAGGGTACATAGCCTCCCTGAGCGGTAATTTTACCTCCAGTAATGTTATTTAGTAAGGCACCACCACCATTTAATACCTTTCTTCCAACACAGGTTGCAATGACCcgcgagaaattcccggaaaagattcCATTCCGGTTGACGCGTATGCTTATCAACGCGATGGAAGTGACCGGCATCGAGGGAACGTACCGTCGGACGTGTGAAAGCGTCATGCACGTGCTCCGTCGTAACAAGGACAGTCTGATGGCCGTCTTGGAGGCGTTTGTGTACGATCCGTTGCTCAACTGGCGTCTGCTGGATGCGGACAAAAACCGACGGTCCAAGAATGCCACCGACGTTGATAGCACGGCGGAGAGCATGGAGGAGACGTTGGATCTGCTGGCCATCAACGCGAGGAACCTTCGGATGAACGAGGCCAACGGGGGTGGCGATGTAGTGGATCAGGGCAGCAATTGTATCGCCAACCCGGCGGAAGCCACTAACAACAAAGCCCGGGCGATCGTTGACCGCGTGAAGCAGAAACTGACTGGTAAGGACTTTAACACGGTGGAACCGGTGCAAAGGCAGATTGATCTGCTGATTCGGCAGGCGACGAACAATGAAAACCTCTGCCAGTGCTACATCGGATGGTGTCCTTTCTGGTAAGCTGGCGGAACAAAATTACGCGTTTTATGTGTTAAGCTTGCAATTGtgaatataacgtaacttttaagattttgtaccgTTGCTTCGGCACCACTATATGATATCTGTCGATGTGGGAAATATTATTAGGAATAGAGTTGGGCGGCAACAACTGACACAATGCCTGTCTTGTGCTGGAACCAATAGTAGTGAACAGCGAAAGTTAGATGTTTAAACAATCATCACCGCAAAGTTTACCAAATCTTGTTTTGTATTAAGCTTCAAAAATGAGATACCCGTAAGCCAATAAATGATTTAGCTTATGCAAAAACGGGGTCATTGTTGAATATGTGAAAGAAATCCTAGCgtctatcaaaaaatcttcagagaaaAAAGACGCCGTTTGCAGCTTCTTGAAAAGTTGTAGACTGAAGCATTTTTTGAGCAGGCGTACCACGTGACAGTATCAAGAGATGCTTAAGCATCAAAACAAGCACCTTAATGACGTTTTAAAAACAAAAAGTTTACACTAACCGGACGAAAACACAATTAGAGTTGAACTTCAGTGTTTTACCAAGAACACCTAAGGTAGCATCCCCAAAAGACGGAACGTTTTTTTAACGATTCTCAACACCCCCTCCCCAATCCTAGCTTATTTTTCCAGCGCGATCACTCTAGGGTTAAACAAATCGAAAATGTCCAGCTTTTCCACATGTGAAACTTTGTCTGCGTTGAGATAATGAACATGGACATCGCCAGGCATTATCAAAACGCTCACTATTTGCAGTTCCTAATTAAATGTGGTGGGGGTGAACGATTTGCCACCCAATATACCTTCCTCGGTGATTGTTAAAAACCTTCGGAAATATGAAACCATTCTTTCCATTTCCATGGAAAGGTAGAAACCTAGGTAGAAATACTAATTAAACTAATTTaaatcttccgtcgtctatcacctataAGAAATGAGATCATGAAGTAAACAAGCCGGCTttgtcgatggccggtcgacaaacGGACCAGGTCTTTACCGTAGGACGGtaaatctttcagaagttccgtGCCGTAAATATCAGATCCCCACACATCATCCGTTCATCGACGCCAAGCGGCATGCGACAATATCGACCTCACAGAGCTGTGGAAGATCTGTGCCAAAACGCGTGAAGATTTCGGGAGAACAAGCTAGTTCGACTGGAAGACAAATAATTTTCGTGACTTccgattaaggcgaaactggactcattttctcattttttggtttttgatttttttaatcagaagcaatattttgtatggatcaaggtattccctgattttttttcctggtgaaaaatgtttttcgttttttcaaaaaccattttttttttcgaaattgtgtttaaaaatttcgaaaaaaaaaacagtttctgCAATAATAAAACACATTTTCCACTAcggactccttcagaagttctctaagcaaattcaatagggttcattcaggtgttcttccagaagtcccttcagagattctttcaggaggattcattaatgcctcctgaagatccatcaagatttgcgtaagaagtttcttcaggaattcttacaggtttTTAGAAATAAGTCTAGGAGTTTCTGCGGGAATTAATTTCGAAGTtcctctaaagaaattcttacaggagtttttacagaaattagtctaggagttccttcagtgttcctccaggagtttcagtgattctagcgaatgtttctttagagatttctcatgaatttcttcagggattcccatagaatttcctaaaaaaatgtctccttgagttccttcagataatcttataaaaggatacaaggatacctccaagagaattcagagattcctctacaagtttattcaggaattccaatataagagtttcttctaagatttcttcaggatattcttagggggttcctggagaagttcctttatggattcttccagattgaGGAGGACACACGGATGCTTGCAAGagctacatcagagatttctccagaagctcatttatgaattcctacaggagtttcttcagggaatcttgtaggtgttctttcaataatttacttaggattataatcaggcatatattCAGGATTCCTTTGGGGGATACGTTCTGCAAATATTTCCTCCGCGATTCCCTTCGGGATATTCCGctgaaaattcttcgaggattccgcctgaaaattcttcggaatttcctcggggattcccACTGGTATTCCTGCAagtatttctcctgtaatttaatCGAGGATTCATCCTGGACTTCCTcttagattcctcctggaattacttcggagattcttcatggaatttcttcggggattccttcaggacttcatttggggattcctcctggacttcctggaGGGATACCTCCtcgagttctttcgaaaattcttcctgatattctgtcgtggatgtctcctgaaattcctttgaggtttcctcctgcaatttctttgatgattcctcttagaattccttcggagatttcttctagatttccttcggaaatccttcccacaattctttcaggggtttctcctgctttcggccttctgcaccaccgtgggtgcccaggactgaaagtaagtatgtAGAAAGTTTCTCCTGCGATCCCTGCAGagttttttcctgtaatttcttcgggggtttcgtctggaattccgtcggggattccttctcccaagtaacattttttaatcaAATAGACTACAAGAGATCCTTAGAATCATTATATTAAACCAAAATAAATGTATTAGGTTTTTTGGTTGTTCTCAAAACCTTTTCAAGGCTaactggtcatcaaaatgttacttgagctggaattctttcgaggattcctcctagaattacttcggagatttctcctggaattcctttggggtttcctcctagaattctatcGGGGTTTCCTTCTGATATTTCGTTGGGGACTTTACCTGAATTTTGTACGATAATTTCTAATGGGGTTTCTTCGgagtttcttcatggaatttctttggtgatttctcttcgaatttcttcggagattcctcctcatattccttcggggatccccCATGGAACTCCTCCggtattctggaattctttcactgattcctcctagcattccttcggaaatttctcctgaattccttcggggtttcctcctggaattctatcggggTTTCCTTCTGATATTTCGTTGGGGACTCATTTTGTACCATAATTTCTCCTgttttttcttcggaatttcctcttggaattcctttggcgatttctctttgaatttcttcggagattcctcctcatattccttcggggatcccccatggaattcctccggtattctggaattctttcagtgattcctcctagcattccttcggaaatttctcctggaattctttcgaggattgcttttggaattccttcggcgattcctcctagaattccctcaggattttctcctggaactccttcagagatatcttctggatatttttcgttgattgttCCTAgacattctttgagaattctttcttgaattcccttggaaattttgtGTGGATTActgttggaattctttctggatttcctcttgaaattcctgcggggattcgtcctagaattatttcaggggtttctcatcaATTCGGGTATTGCTCCTAAaatgccttcggggattcctcctgaaactccttcgaggattcctactaaaatttcttttggggattcttctagaaattattccagagtttcctcatggaactccttctaggatttttcctggatatttttcgatggttcgtCCTAGAAAtcccttctcgaattcctttgaaaattcttcctgggggattcctcctggacttctttcatgaattcctcctgaaactgtttcggggattcctcttaatgATCCGTCGTGGacccctcctggaattctttcggagtttcctcctagaattcctttggtgatttctcttagattttttgcggagattccttctggaattccttcttgaatttctccggggactcctctaggacttcctatggggattcctcttggaattccttcggggtttcctcttgaaaaacctttgaggattccgcttggaattccttcgaagattcctatcggaattccttcggtggttccccctgggatttgtgcaaggatttctcctggaattccttcggggattctttctgaacttccttcggggattctttctgaacttcc contains the following coding sequences:
- the LOC109429896 gene encoding serine/threonine-protein kinase mTor — translated: MSNVVLQFVSGLKSRNKDAQNKAAQELSLYVKTELREIPQDDLLAFFEDFNQYIFEMLSSADINDKKGGVLAINCLISGDVVNTTTQISRYSNNLRNLLPSSDISVMELAAKVLVKLALLPGSKGAESFEFDIKRAFEWLMEERTEGKRHAAVLVLRELAVAMPTFFYQQVGSFFEHIFVAIKDPKPMIREGAGQALRAVLIVTSQREGTKQNNNPQWYNHCYDNAMDCFKEVPSREKGFNRDDRIHGAIIVFNEILRCSNAAWEKKYMQLESLNVDRRCRHTDESHSIFPRIRVPFMEKLGGGGHSSSTASRSSDGSDVKFFRQNSSIQESAICRALTNDNYELICQKVLEQRNSKSPYVIQSLLTILPRLAAFNRRDFVTNHLKTVVNYLILTIKSKEKERNLAFVTLGYIAVAVEKDIAPFRTRIIEVITAALPPKETPSKKKVSVDPSVFMCITLLGHALKSAITTNIKSLILPMLSTGLSTGLTVCLHELSENVPQLRQEITTGLLQILSCVLMNKPLPQFMPGRPQGGMNTSLYEQQIQDTPTTVLALRTLGTFNFEGHSLLPFVQRCADHFLLSEQQEIRIEAVQTCTLLLKLALQSVDSADGSETLTQTVGSVLEKILIVGITDVDPNVRLRVLKSLDDSFDSQLAQPWFLSSLLITMNDEVFEIRELAIIIIGRLSAINPAYVMPSLRKTMVQILTELEHSGMSRNKEQSARMLDHLIVSTPRLISAYMRPILSILVPKLKEPESNPGVVLNVLRAIGDLAEVNGGHNVLETWSDELLATLLEMLSDAGSTEKRGVALWTLGQLVSATGQAVKPYHKYPNLIDILINFLKTEQQPYVRRETIRVLGLLGALDPYKHKMNRGLIDSQTNNILISISDTKTDEYTDLSTSEMLINMNNQLDEYYPAVAISTLMKILRDPTLSSHHTSVVQAITFIFKSLGIKCVPYLSQVLPSLLGNIRNAEMNLKEFLFQQLSILIEIVKQHIISFMEEIFQLIKTFWNSIYPLQPTLIILVEKIAIALGCEFKIYLPQLMPQILRVLLHDASTNRIVTVKLLNALQKFGNNLDDYLHLIIPAIVKLFEPIEVPYQVSLAALETINYLAEILDFTDFSSRIIHPLVRVLDNHPGQLQTAALQTLCSIMIQLGKKYLVFVPLVNRVMIRHKISYTEYNKLLSKLQSQSTLALDDEFRLRQARFKNREMSLAQDTTIQKLNVSVAYLQGAFKANRRVSRDDWLEWLRRLSICLLKESKSPALRSCRTLAQNYPQLLKDLFNAAFVSCWTDLPDSLKEELSSSLRQALMVPDLPEITQTILNLAEFMEHCENDALRIDPKILGERAMECRAYAKALHYKEEEFLNMKDKDQSVFESLILINNKLQQKEAAEGLLEYAMEHRSASEEMKVQVRWYEKLHSWEKALNLYQDKLESNPSDLESRLGQWRCLEALGEWSTLNTLTKETWEKLGTEGQSKAGRLAAAAAWGLKDWEGMQEFVKFIPEDTQDGSFYRAVLAVHHGEYELAQTLIDDTRDLLDTELTAMAGESYERAYGAMVCVQMLSELEEVIQYKLIPERQETIKAMWWDRLLGGQRLVEDWQRILQVHTLVVHPANDVKTWLKFASLCRKSDSLKLSEKTLVMLLRYNPSEYPDHPLEFMQPDISFAYAKHLWAAGEQDKAYNQLNRLVADMGIEGNFDVEEKDENRRLLARCYMKLGQWQNQLQGLNEQSIKGILACYEKATKHDSNWYKAWHLWAYMNFEVVQNQKQQEDLIKNPGGDKEKCMIRQYAVPAVEGFFRSINLSHGNSLQDTLRLLTLWFDYGQYPKVYEALVEGMRVIEINTWLQVIPQLIARIDTPRNLVGQLIHQLLNDIGKCHPQALVYPLTVASNSASSARRQAAHKILGSMGEHSSNLVNQAIMCSEELIRVAILWHEQWHEGLEEASRLYFGDRNIKGMFETLEPLHQMLQRGPQTLKETSFNQAYGRDLNEAQEWCKHYKNSGNIRDLNQAWDLYYHVFRRISRQLPQLTSLELQYVSPKLLACRDLELAVPGSYAPGQELIRIASIQSNLQVITSKQRPRKLCIRGSNGKEYMFLLKGHEDLRQDERVMQLFGLVNTLLLNDPDTFRRNLTIQRYAVIPLSTNSGLIGWVPHCDTLHTLIRDYRDKKKTMLNIEHRIMLRMAPDYDHLTLMQKVEVFEYALELTKGDDLAKLLWLKSPSSEVWFDRRTNYTRSLAVMSMVGYILGLGDRHPSNLMLDRLSGKILHIDFGDCFEVAMTREKFPEKIPFRLTRMLINAMEVTGIEGTYRRTCESVMHVLRRNKDSLMAVLEAFVYDPLLNWRLLDADKNRRSKNATDVDSTAESMEETLDLLAINARNLRMNEANGGGDVVDQGSNCIANPAEATNNKARAIVDRVKQKLTGKDFNTVEPVQRQIDLLIRQATNNENLCQCYIGWCPFW